Proteins encoded within one genomic window of Pseudalkalibacillus sp. SCS-8:
- a CDS encoding YugN-like family protein, whose translation MRQIHSKLEGERYELNELEYALKPLGYDIGGGWEYDHGAFDYKLDDEQGYMFLRLPFSAVKGELDKNGCIVELGTPYLLHHVYQRGLDDNVSVWNKTASLNQFSEPQDPDGSIDEKWVEIGEKMVKNLEDQLLD comes from the coding sequence ATGCGTCAAATTCATTCGAAATTAGAAGGAGAAAGATATGAGCTCAATGAGCTTGAGTATGCCCTGAAACCTCTTGGGTATGACATCGGCGGGGGATGGGAGTATGATCATGGTGCTTTTGACTACAAGCTTGACGATGAACAAGGCTATATGTTTCTTCGGCTCCCATTCAGTGCCGTGAAAGGTGAGCTCGATAAGAACGGTTGTATCGTCGAACTTGGGACCCCTTATCTCTTGCATCATGTCTACCAAAGAGGCCTGGATGACAATGTTTCTGTATGGAATAAGACAGCCTCGTTGAACCAATTCTCAGAGCCCCAAGACCCGGATGGATCCATTGATGAAAAGTGGGTTGAAATTGGTGAAAAGATGGTCAAGAACCTCGAAGATCAATTACTTGATTAA
- a CDS encoding glucose-6-phosphate isomerase, protein MSSTIRFDYTKALSFIGQHEIDQFSDQVKTAHDALHNKTGAGNDFLGWVDLPEEYDREEFARIQKAAEKIKADSDVLLVIGIGGSYLGARAAIEMLNHSFYNMVGKEDRNAPQVIFVGHHISSTYVQDLFDVLKDKDFSINVISKSGTTTEPAIAFRVFRNYIEEKYGKEEARKRIYATTDREKGALKSLADQEGYETFVIPDDVGGRYSVLTAVGLLPIAATGIEIEEMMKGASDARQAYDNPNLSENEAYQYAAVRNALYNKGKTTELMVNYEPALHYVAEWWKQLYGESEGKDHKGIFPAAADFSTDLHSLGQYVQEGRRDLFETILNVEKPRKELTIEEDEGNLDNLNYLAGQTMDFVNQKAYEGTLLAHTDGGVPNLVLNIPELNAYHFGYLVYFFEKACAISGYLLGVNPFNQPGVEAYKKNMFALLGKPGFEDLKEELEKRLK, encoded by the coding sequence ATGTCATCCACAATTCGATTTGATTATACAAAAGCTTTGTCATTTATCGGTCAGCATGAAATTGACCAATTCTCTGATCAGGTGAAGACTGCACACGACGCCTTACATAATAAAACGGGAGCCGGAAATGATTTTCTAGGCTGGGTCGATCTTCCCGAAGAGTACGACCGTGAAGAATTTGCACGTATTCAAAAAGCTGCAGAAAAGATAAAAGCTGATTCGGATGTCCTTCTTGTCATCGGAATTGGAGGTTCTTATCTCGGCGCTCGAGCAGCGATTGAAATGCTCAATCACTCCTTCTACAACATGGTAGGGAAAGAGGACCGAAACGCACCACAAGTCATCTTTGTCGGTCATCACATCAGTTCTACCTATGTGCAGGACCTGTTCGATGTATTGAAGGATAAGGATTTTTCAATCAATGTCATTTCGAAATCCGGAACGACAACTGAACCAGCGATCGCTTTCCGCGTATTCCGTAACTATATTGAAGAAAAATACGGAAAAGAAGAAGCACGGAAGCGGATTTATGCAACGACAGATCGTGAGAAGGGTGCATTGAAATCATTGGCGGATCAAGAAGGCTACGAAACCTTCGTCATCCCTGATGATGTTGGTGGCCGCTACTCCGTCTTGACAGCTGTCGGCTTGCTTCCGATCGCTGCTACAGGCATTGAAATTGAAGAAATGATGAAGGGTGCTTCTGATGCCCGCCAGGCCTATGACAATCCGAACCTGTCTGAAAATGAAGCATATCAATATGCAGCTGTCCGTAATGCGTTATACAACAAAGGGAAGACGACCGAACTCATGGTGAATTACGAGCCGGCCCTACACTACGTTGCAGAGTGGTGGAAACAGCTTTATGGAGAGAGTGAAGGGAAGGATCACAAAGGGATTTTTCCTGCAGCAGCTGATTTTTCAACGGATCTGCACTCTCTAGGCCAATATGTACAGGAAGGTCGTCGCGATCTATTTGAAACGATCCTGAATGTGGAGAAGCCTCGTAAAGAGTTGACGATCGAAGAAGATGAAGGAAACCTGGATAATTTGAATTATCTTGCAGGTCAGACGATGGATTTCGTTAATCAGAAAGCATATGAAGGGACTCTTCTTGCCCATACCGATGGCGGGGTACCAAACCTAGTATTGAACATCCCTGAGCTGAATGCTTATCATTTCGGCTATCTCGTTTATTTCTTCGAGAAGGCTTGTGCAATCAGTGGTTATCTGTTGGGCGTAAATCCGTTCAACCAACCAGGTGTTGAGGCATACAAGAAAAACATGTTTGCCTTGCTGGGTAAACCAGGATTTGAAGATTTGAAAGAAGAACTGGAAAAACGTTTGAAATAA
- a CDS encoding MFS transporter, which yields MDNHKPYQKQDRRFWQIILALTIASLLNFSTLYIFQPLLPVFVDTYNITATVSSFLMSASVVTMMVGLFVLGFSADRYGRKTIMILSLVMTVLTLILIPYTTSFTLIVILRLIQGFFLAGIPAAAMGYLGNMIASQHLGMAMTFYIASNALGGMGGRVWGGFSADQWGWQSSLFSLGGFGVAVTIAFMVLLPTEPPTTTRRVSLTSDLKGMLIHLLDKRLMPLFLVGLLLQVLFTAVWTYLPFYLKGDPFNWSLKWISFTYLAYVLGVLAPPLASRFSNRYGLSRVMIAGLLFLGLGTWITAIQSGFIIVFGLTLICTGFFISHSMAAALVNQTATHHKSGASSFYLINYYLGVAIGSTAVGKLWDLFSWTGILSTSLLLIIVLLFSPFYKRMDDLAK from the coding sequence ATGGATAATCATAAACCATATCAAAAGCAGGATCGTCGTTTCTGGCAGATCATTCTTGCCCTGACGATTGCGTCCTTGTTGAACTTTTCAACCTTGTACATTTTTCAACCGTTGCTCCCTGTTTTTGTTGATACATACAACATTACCGCTACGGTCTCAAGCTTTCTCATGTCCGCATCTGTTGTAACGATGATGGTCGGCTTGTTCGTGCTTGGTTTTTCAGCGGATCGGTACGGTCGAAAAACCATCATGATCCTCTCACTTGTTATGACAGTCCTGACCTTAATTCTCATTCCTTACACAACAAGCTTTACACTGATTGTCATCCTTCGCCTCATTCAAGGTTTTTTTCTTGCAGGAATTCCTGCCGCAGCCATGGGTTACCTCGGAAACATGATTGCTTCTCAACACCTAGGTATGGCCATGACATTTTATATTGCAAGTAACGCACTTGGAGGTATGGGAGGTCGGGTGTGGGGAGGGTTTAGCGCAGACCAATGGGGTTGGCAATCTTCTTTATTCAGTTTAGGTGGATTTGGAGTAGCCGTGACAATTGCGTTCATGGTCTTACTCCCGACAGAACCTCCCACAACAACCCGTCGTGTTTCTTTAACCTCCGACCTGAAAGGCATGCTCATTCATCTGTTGGATAAAAGGCTGATGCCACTTTTTCTTGTAGGGCTTTTGTTGCAAGTCCTATTCACTGCAGTTTGGACTTACCTGCCGTTTTATTTGAAAGGAGACCCGTTCAATTGGTCCCTTAAATGGATTTCGTTCACGTATTTGGCATACGTGCTCGGAGTGCTTGCTCCTCCGCTTGCGAGTCGTTTTTCGAACCGGTATGGCCTGTCTCGTGTCATGATTGCAGGTTTGTTATTCCTCGGTCTAGGTACATGGATTACTGCTATTCAGAGCGGTTTCATTATCGTGTTCGGTTTAACATTGATTTGTACAGGGTTTTTTATTTCTCATTCGATGGCAGCTGCACTGGTGAACCAGACGGCAACGCATCACAAGAGTGGCGCATCAAGCTTTTATCTGATCAATTATTATTTAGGTGTCGCCATCGGAAGTACCGCAGTCGGAAAGCTATGGGATCTTTTTTCCTGGACCGGTATTCTGAGTACGAGTTTATTGCTGATTATCGTCCTGTTATTTTCACCTTTTTACAAAAGAATGGACGATTTGGCGAAGTAA
- a CDS encoding DASS family sodium-coupled anion symporter — MWKWHHQAKDLLMLSSSQSGSTARSYTNQSTSNQSDPGPSYDKRKGMGLILGPLLFLATLLFFRPEGLSDEGLAVLASTIWIATWWITEAIPIPATSLLPLILFPLTGGLSGDLTASSYGDNTIFLFMGGFLIALAMQKWNLHKRIALSIIAAIGTSTEKIILGFMVATGFLSMWISNTATSMMMVPIGMAVIYQVSEQLKKEGSESTDVHKFNFGKAIMLGIAYSASIGGLATLIGTPPNTIFAAVVKSTYGIEISFARWMMFGVPIVIVMLFGTWYYLVKLAFPMKLRELPGGKAVIKKEKKALGLMSIEEKIIMAIFSLTALAWISRSFVLSELNPNINDTIIAMTAAIILFLIPSLNKKGDFLLDWNTAKGLPWGILLLFGAGLAIATGFQESGLAEWIGKRLTVLEGINLFLILAIVVALVIFLTEITSNTATATMMFPIMASLASALTVHPYTLMIGAGFAASCAFMLPVATPPNAVVFGSGYLRIPDMAKAGFWLNVVSVVIVTLAIYFYMPLIWGIDVTSFPDSFK, encoded by the coding sequence ATGTGGAAATGGCATCATCAAGCGAAAGATTTATTGATGCTGTCATCCTCCCAATCCGGCTCTACCGCAAGATCGTATACAAACCAAAGCACATCGAATCAATCCGACCCAGGTCCGTCGTATGACAAACGGAAGGGTATGGGGCTGATCCTTGGTCCACTCTTATTCTTGGCGACACTGCTGTTCTTTCGTCCCGAAGGTTTGTCGGATGAAGGATTGGCCGTTCTTGCGAGTACGATTTGGATTGCTACCTGGTGGATTACCGAGGCAATCCCTATTCCGGCGACCTCATTATTGCCTTTAATCTTATTTCCGCTAACAGGAGGGTTGAGCGGAGACCTCACAGCTTCATCTTATGGTGATAACACGATTTTCTTATTCATGGGTGGTTTTTTAATTGCGCTGGCTATGCAAAAATGGAATCTCCATAAGCGAATCGCCCTTTCCATTATTGCGGCTATTGGTACAAGTACAGAAAAAATCATATTGGGCTTCATGGTGGCAACAGGATTCCTTTCCATGTGGATCTCGAACACTGCCACGTCGATGATGATGGTTCCGATTGGTATGGCGGTCATCTACCAGGTTTCTGAACAACTCAAGAAAGAGGGTAGTGAATCGACAGACGTCCATAAGTTCAATTTTGGGAAAGCCATCATGCTAGGAATTGCGTATAGCGCGTCCATCGGAGGTTTAGCAACACTCATTGGAACACCGCCTAACACAATTTTTGCTGCCGTTGTGAAAAGTACGTACGGCATTGAAATCTCATTCGCTAGATGGATGATGTTCGGTGTACCGATTGTCATTGTTATGCTATTTGGAACATGGTATTACCTTGTCAAACTCGCTTTCCCAATGAAGCTAAGGGAGCTTCCAGGAGGAAAAGCGGTCATAAAAAAGGAAAAGAAAGCGCTCGGTCTTATGAGTATTGAAGAAAAAATCATCATGGCGATCTTTTCATTAACTGCTTTAGCATGGATATCCCGTTCATTTGTGCTTTCGGAATTAAACCCGAACATCAACGATACGATTATAGCGATGACCGCAGCGATTATCCTCTTCTTAATTCCATCCCTTAACAAAAAAGGTGACTTCTTATTGGATTGGAATACTGCGAAAGGACTTCCGTGGGGTATTCTACTCTTATTCGGTGCTGGATTGGCAATTGCGACAGGCTTTCAAGAATCCGGTTTAGCCGAATGGATCGGGAAGCGTTTAACAGTACTTGAAGGAATCAATCTATTCTTGATCCTTGCCATTGTAGTCGCTCTCGTTATATTCTTAACTGAAATTACATCCAATACAGCGACAGCAACGATGATGTTCCCAATCATGGCTTCACTGGCTTCGGCATTAACGGTCCATCCATATACCTTGATGATTGGAGCAGGTTTTGCGGCAAGCTGTGCCTTCATGTTGCCTGTTGCTACACCGCCTAACGCTGTCGTTTTCGGCTCAGGATATTTGAGAATCCCGGATATGGCAAAAGCAGGTTTCTGGTTGAATGTTGTGTCGGTCGTCATTGTGACGCTTGCGATCTACTTCTATATGCCTTTGATTTGGGGAATCGATGTAACAAGCTTCCCTGATTCTTTTAAATAA
- a CDS encoding iron-containing alcohol dehydrogenase: MDSFEFQNPTKLIFGEGQIQALDTEVPQYGKNVLLVYGGGSIKKNGIYDQVMERLSTIGATVTELSGVEPNPRLTTVRKGVELAQKNNVDFLLAVGGGSVIDCTKAIAAGTKYDGDVWDLITKKAEVKDSVPFGTVLTLAATGSEMNAGSVITNWETNEKYGWGSPFNFPKFSILDPVNTFTVPKDQTVYGIVDMMSHVLESYFHPATNTKLQERMAEAILMTVMETAPKLLENLESYEHRETILYSGTMALNGTLQMGARGDWASHNIEHAVSAVYDIPHAGGLAILFPNWMRHNIEATEPKLKQLAVRVFGIDSEGKSDRELALAAVDKLSEFWTSLGAPNRLADYDIDDSKLELITDRAMARGPFGNFRKQEKEDVKSILEMSL; the protein is encoded by the coding sequence ATGGATTCATTTGAATTTCAAAATCCTACCAAGTTGATTTTTGGTGAAGGACAAATACAAGCTTTAGATACAGAGGTTCCTCAATACGGTAAAAACGTACTGCTCGTTTATGGTGGGGGAAGTATTAAAAAGAATGGCATATATGATCAGGTAATGGAGAGGTTGTCAACGATAGGCGCAACCGTGACAGAATTATCCGGAGTAGAGCCGAATCCACGTCTGACAACAGTACGTAAAGGAGTAGAGCTTGCTCAGAAGAATAATGTGGATTTTCTTCTAGCAGTCGGAGGCGGTAGTGTCATTGACTGTACCAAAGCCATTGCTGCAGGGACGAAATACGATGGTGATGTTTGGGATCTTATTACGAAAAAGGCTGAGGTGAAAGATTCTGTACCGTTCGGAACAGTCTTGACTCTTGCCGCGACGGGTTCAGAGATGAATGCTGGATCTGTTATCACTAATTGGGAAACGAATGAGAAATATGGATGGGGCAGCCCGTTTAACTTTCCAAAGTTCTCCATCCTTGACCCAGTGAATACATTCACAGTCCCTAAGGACCAAACGGTTTATGGGATTGTCGATATGATGAGCCATGTCCTGGAATCCTATTTCCATCCGGCAACCAATACAAAGCTTCAAGAACGCATGGCAGAAGCGATTCTCATGACCGTCATGGAAACTGCCCCTAAATTGCTTGAAAACCTTGAAAGCTATGAGCATCGAGAGACCATCCTATACAGTGGAACAATGGCATTGAATGGTACCCTGCAAATGGGTGCTCGCGGTGATTGGGCATCGCACAACATCGAACACGCGGTTTCTGCGGTGTATGATATCCCTCATGCAGGTGGGCTTGCGATCCTGTTCCCTAACTGGATGAGACACAATATCGAAGCGACTGAACCGAAGCTGAAGCAGCTCGCCGTAAGGGTATTCGGGATCGACTCCGAAGGTAAGTCTGATCGTGAACTTGCGCTTGCAGCAGTTGATAAACTTTCGGAATTCTGGACTTCACTCGGTGCACCGAATCGTCTCGCCGATTACGACATCGACGATTCGAAGCTTGAACTGATCACTGATCGAGCAATGGCAAGAGGACCATTCGGAAATTTCCGTAAACAAGAAAAAGAAGATGTGAAAAGCATCCTGGAGATGTCCCTATAA
- a CDS encoding DUF378 domain-containing protein has product MSAIQRTALVLVIIGAINWGLIGFFQFDLVAAIFGGQDAALARLVYGLVGLSGLYCLTLLFKPSEELSTEDRSELT; this is encoded by the coding sequence ATGAGTGCAATTCAACGTACAGCTTTAGTGTTAGTCATCATCGGTGCAATCAACTGGGGACTTATCGGCTTTTTCCAATTCGATCTTGTAGCAGCGATTTTTGGAGGACAAGATGCTGCTTTGGCACGACTTGTGTATGGATTGGTTGGACTAAGTGGTCTCTACTGCCTGACTTTACTGTTCAAACCATCTGAAGAGTTAAGTACAGAAGACCGAAGCGAATTGACGTAA
- the yugI gene encoding S1 domain-containing post-transcriptional regulator GSP13 produces MKYEVGSTVEGKVTGIKPFGAFVALDDEHQGLVHISEVSHDYVKDINDHLSVGDTVEVKVMNVEENSGKISLSIRKTQAAPEPKQRPRRQRPAQKENTQGFNTLEDKLKSWLKESNDRQAQLNKRLKK; encoded by the coding sequence ATGAAATACGAAGTTGGAAGCACAGTTGAGGGGAAAGTCACTGGGATCAAACCGTTCGGTGCGTTTGTTGCCCTAGATGATGAGCATCAAGGCCTTGTTCACATTTCTGAGGTTTCTCACGATTACGTGAAAGATATAAATGATCACCTTTCTGTCGGCGATACTGTCGAAGTGAAAGTTATGAACGTAGAAGAAAATAGCGGTAAGATTTCCCTTTCAATTCGTAAAACTCAAGCTGCACCTGAACCGAAGCAACGTCCTCGTCGTCAGCGCCCAGCTCAAAAAGAAAACACACAAGGATTCAATACACTTGAAGACAAGTTGAAGAGCTGGTTGAAGGAATCAAATGACCGCCAGGCACAGCTTAACAAGCGTCTTAAGAAATAA